The following are encoded in a window of Bradyrhizobium sp. WBOS07 genomic DNA:
- a CDS encoding LysE family translocator, producing MVETKFWLFLAAACLIAAVPGPGIFYVAARTLSDGRASGFASTAGTALGGLVHVVAGSLGISAIILASAELFAAVKFVGALYLVWLGIKTFRGASYVLSRESEAAGDDHAFRDGVLVEALNPKTAAFFLAFIPQFLDPAGSSPTLQFIMLGAISVALNTLADVVVVLMASATRTQLIGRPHLMRRLTQGSGVFIAGLGLSLALARRPANG from the coding sequence ATGGTTGAAACCAAGTTCTGGCTGTTCCTGGCCGCAGCCTGTCTCATCGCCGCCGTGCCCGGTCCCGGCATCTTCTACGTTGCGGCACGGACCTTGTCCGATGGGCGCGCCAGCGGCTTTGCATCGACCGCGGGCACCGCGCTGGGCGGGCTGGTTCATGTGGTGGCGGGCAGCCTCGGCATCTCCGCAATCATCCTCGCCAGCGCCGAGTTGTTCGCCGCCGTCAAATTCGTCGGCGCGCTCTATCTGGTCTGGCTTGGCATCAAGACGTTTCGGGGCGCCAGCTACGTATTGTCGCGCGAGAGTGAAGCTGCCGGCGACGATCACGCGTTCCGCGACGGCGTGCTGGTCGAGGCGCTGAACCCGAAGACCGCCGCGTTCTTCCTCGCCTTCATTCCGCAATTCCTCGATCCCGCGGGATCGAGCCCCACGCTGCAATTCATCATGCTAGGTGCGATCTCGGTGGCGTTGAACACGCTCGCCGATGTCGTCGTGGTGCTGATGGCCTCCGCGACCCGGACGCAGCTGATCGGACGGCCGCATCTGATGCGGCGTCTCACCCAGGGCTCCGGCGTCTTCATCGCGGGTCTCGGCCTGTCGCTTGCATTGGCGCGGCGGCCGGCAAATGGTTAG
- a CDS encoding alpha/beta fold hydrolase, producing MVSIPQSRFYESHGLRLHYADWGNESAPPLILVHGGRDHCRSWDVIARSLQRHFHVIAPDLRGHGDSDWTRGGSYALTEYVYDLTQLVRVIAAPRITLIGHSMGGMVSLIFSGSFPEQVAKLVVLDGVTMLPDAPKPPAHERIGKWVGQLDRLHDRTPRRYATLEDAAAQMMLHNKRLARDLALHLATHGARQNEDGSYSWKFDPYQRVSAPHRLWPDDHLALWSRIACPTLLLNASESFLAGARAAGLERYFREARVETIAGAGHWLQHDKPQEVLGEIRRFLGLAEDNG from the coding sequence ATGGTTAGCATCCCGCAGAGCCGCTTCTATGAATCGCACGGTCTGCGGCTGCATTACGCCGATTGGGGCAACGAGAGCGCGCCGCCCCTCATCCTGGTCCATGGCGGCCGCGATCATTGCCGGAGCTGGGACGTCATCGCCCGGTCGTTGCAACGCCATTTCCACGTGATCGCACCGGACCTGCGCGGCCACGGCGATTCCGACTGGACCCGAGGCGGCAGCTACGCCCTGACCGAATACGTCTACGATCTCACCCAGCTCGTCCGTGTCATCGCTGCGCCTCGGATCACCCTGATCGGCCATTCGATGGGCGGCATGGTGAGCCTGATCTTTTCAGGATCGTTCCCTGAACAGGTCGCAAAGCTGGTCGTGCTCGACGGCGTGACCATGCTGCCGGACGCGCCGAAGCCGCCGGCGCATGAGCGCATCGGCAAATGGGTCGGCCAGCTCGACAGGCTGCACGACCGCACGCCGCGCCGCTACGCGACGCTCGAAGACGCAGCGGCGCAGATGATGCTCCACAACAAGCGGCTCGCCCGCGACCTCGCGCTGCATCTCGCCACCCACGGCGCGCGGCAGAATGAGGACGGCAGCTACAGCTGGAAGTTCGATCCGTATCAGCGCGTATCGGCGCCGCACCGGCTCTGGCCGGACGATCATCTCGCGCTGTGGTCGCGCATCGCCTGCCCGACCTTGCTGCTCAACGCCAGCGAAAGCTTTCTCGCCGGCGCCAGGGCCGCGGGCCTGGAGCGCTATTTCCGGGAGGCGCGTGTCGAGACCATCGCCGGCGCGGGCCATTGGCTGCAGCACGACAAGCCGCAGGAGGTGCTGG